The following proteins come from a genomic window of Gimesia chilikensis:
- a CDS encoding class I SAM-dependent methyltransferase has product MSTTDEKLTKSFYDRISHSYDALADSNEHVAREKGLAALAVSEGETVLEIGYGTGHSLVALAEAVGESGQVCGVDISDGMQKVSEKRVAEAGLAERVKLSVANTPPLPFDDNTFDAVSMSFTLELFPLETIPEVLKEIRRVLKPGGRLGVVSMALTQEGEKDSFLEKTYKWMHQHFPHIVDCQPINAVGFLKEAGFEIKVENNLEIWTMPVAALVGVSPA; this is encoded by the coding sequence ATGAGCACCACTGACGAAAAACTCACCAAGTCCTTCTACGATCGCATCAGCCATTCTTATGACGCGCTCGCCGATTCCAACGAGCACGTGGCGCGTGAAAAAGGGCTGGCAGCCCTGGCTGTTTCTGAGGGAGAGACAGTACTCGAAATCGGGTACGGCACCGGCCATTCGCTGGTCGCTTTAGCCGAAGCGGTGGGAGAGAGTGGGCAGGTCTGCGGGGTAGATATTTCCGATGGCATGCAGAAAGTCTCGGAAAAACGCGTGGCCGAGGCGGGTCTGGCTGAGCGGGTTAAACTGTCGGTCGCCAATACACCTCCGCTGCCCTTCGATGACAATACCTTCGATGCGGTTAGCATGAGCTTTACCCTGGAACTGTTTCCGCTGGAAACCATTCCGGAGGTACTGAAGGAAATCCGCCGGGTCCTGAAACCGGGAGGACGTCTGGGAGTGGTCTCAATGGCTCTCACCCAAGAAGGGGAAAAAGACAGTTTCCTCGAGAAGACCTACAAATGGATGCACCAGCACTTCCCGCACATCGTGGACTGCCAGCCGATTAACGCTGTTGGCTTTCTGAAAGAGGCCGGCTTCGAAATCAAGGTTGAAAACAACCTTGAAATCTGGACCATGCCGGTCGCAGCACTGGTTGGCGTTTCCCCAGCCTGA
- a CDS encoding arylsulfatase: MLRRCFVLLTVLSCLNLFLTTVTRAADQQKPNIIFIMADDLGYAEVGCYGQTKIKTPHIDQLAADGMKFTQAYAGCMVCQPSRSVLMTGQHTGHTAVRANDLNQLLYEEDKTVAEVLKSAGYATGCFGKWGLGYEGTPGRPNQKGFDQFTGQLLQVHAHFYYPFWIWRNEEKVMLPENENNQRGTYIQDLIHADAKSFIRQNSKQPFFAYLSYILPHVELVVPEESERPYRGKFPKREIKDPRPGYIGSEDGLTTFAGMVSRLDAHVGEVVKLLEELGIRDNTLIIFTSDNGGQGGNWKEMTDFFDGNAPLKGHKGTMYEGGLRVPFIASWPGKIAPGTTSDLQIAFWDMLPTFADVAHAKVPAGVDIDGISILPTLLGKGTQKKHDYLYWEYTKGTIRSRALRMGDWKAVQNRMNRPIELYNLKQDVGETKDLASQNPEQVKQMTEAMQQAHTEPRDFPQTLKPVGIKGYVK, from the coding sequence ATGCTTCGACGTTGTTTTGTACTGCTGACAGTTTTGAGCTGTCTGAATCTGTTTCTGACCACGGTCACCCGCGCCGCTGATCAGCAGAAACCGAATATCATTTTCATCATGGCAGACGATCTGGGGTATGCGGAAGTCGGCTGTTACGGCCAGACGAAAATCAAAACGCCGCACATTGATCAGCTGGCAGCAGACGGTATGAAGTTCACCCAGGCTTATGCCGGCTGCATGGTTTGCCAGCCTTCACGGAGCGTATTGATGACGGGGCAGCACACCGGGCATACCGCCGTGCGTGCCAATGATCTGAATCAGCTGCTCTACGAAGAAGACAAGACCGTTGCTGAAGTATTGAAGTCCGCCGGCTACGCCACGGGCTGTTTCGGGAAATGGGGATTGGGTTACGAAGGCACGCCGGGACGCCCGAATCAGAAAGGCTTCGACCAGTTTACCGGTCAGCTCCTGCAGGTGCATGCCCATTTCTACTATCCCTTCTGGATCTGGCGGAATGAAGAAAAGGTCATGCTGCCGGAAAACGAAAATAATCAGCGGGGGACCTACATCCAGGATCTGATTCACGCAGACGCTAAAAGTTTTATCCGCCAGAACAGCAAACAGCCCTTTTTTGCGTACCTGTCGTACATCCTGCCCCACGTGGAACTGGTGGTGCCGGAAGAATCAGAACGTCCCTACCGGGGAAAATTCCCCAAACGGGAGATTAAAGATCCGCGTCCGGGTTACATTGGTTCCGAAGATGGCCTCACGACCTTTGCCGGAATGGTTTCACGCCTTGATGCACATGTCGGGGAAGTAGTGAAACTGCTCGAAGAGCTGGGTATCCGTGACAACACACTGATTATCTTTACTTCCGACAATGGTGGGCAGGGGGGCAACTGGAAAGAGATGACCGATTTCTTTGACGGCAATGCACCCCTCAAAGGCCATAAGGGAACCATGTACGAAGGCGGCCTGCGGGTGCCCTTCATCGCCAGCTGGCCTGGCAAGATTGCTCCCGGCACCACATCTGATTTACAGATCGCCTTCTGGGATATGCTGCCCACCTTCGCTGATGTGGCTCATGCAAAGGTACCCGCCGGCGTTGATATCGACGGCATTTCGATTCTGCCGACGTTGCTCGGGAAGGGAACTCAGAAAAAACATGATTACCTTTACTGGGAATACACCAAAGGTACGATTCGTTCCCGGGCACTGCGGATGGGAGACTGGAAGGCCGTTCAAAATCGGATGAATCGTCCAATTGAACTCTACAATCTGAAACAGGATGTCGGTGAGACGAAGGACCTCGCCAGTCAGAATCCGGAACAGGTCAAACAGATGACCGAAGCCATGCAGCAGGCCCACACGGAACCACGCGACTTTCCGCAGACTCTCAAGCCGGTTGGCATCAAGGGCTACGTGAAATAA
- a CDS encoding ATP-binding protein produces the protein MSYRVFKKLLGETNLERKCRFLFGGGLMVLITASFSLNTWMNNQVLDEQNVTSARLLVAPIILEKHWKWSENNKEYRELIEKIAQSVKSKDLGNYSWSVFKANPSNADSKERPIDSAGYEALERIKQGENEIFYADVSEGKFQYYSAIHATESCVSCHRLHDDPDLELGGLIGIVNIRFPSQKVEQAQNWNRAINVASALITAVLAMLAAYAIVRYVIVKPVLHLKDVSDEIAHGNLDLRADIRTGDEFEELSYAFNRMLRHLVTVQEELRTVNTDLDTKVDELAQVNLRLYEMNKLKDEFLATMSHELRTPLNSILGFSDLLANSKDLGEKQKRYVANIQMSGKNLLAQINDVLDLAKIESGKMELQLSEISIADLIERRVGTMLPLADKKNIELTSEIDPKIPILFQDSVKIQQILNNLLSNAIKFTPEGGRVHVSATLCEEDPELFDLLVRDNGIGIPLDEQEFIFEKFRQGKSNSETRDTMSRSYEGTGLGLSIIRELSKLLDGEVFLESEFGRGSQFTVRLPVRMEVNADNLLSDINDTSVGMNRLKSSDLAKYAEKLAENKHSESRTP, from the coding sequence ATGTCGTATCGCGTTTTTAAAAAACTGCTCGGTGAAACCAATCTCGAACGGAAGTGCCGCTTCCTGTTCGGCGGGGGGCTTATGGTCCTGATTACCGCCAGTTTCTCCCTCAATACCTGGATGAACAACCAGGTACTGGATGAGCAGAACGTGACCTCCGCCCGACTGCTGGTGGCCCCCATCATTCTGGAAAAGCACTGGAAGTGGTCCGAGAACAACAAGGAATACCGCGAGCTGATCGAAAAGATCGCCCAGTCGGTTAAGTCCAAAGACCTCGGAAATTACAGCTGGTCGGTTTTCAAAGCCAACCCTTCTAACGCCGACTCCAAGGAACGCCCCATCGACAGTGCCGGCTACGAGGCGCTGGAACGCATCAAGCAGGGCGAAAACGAAATCTTCTACGCCGACGTGTCTGAGGGCAAGTTCCAGTATTACAGCGCCATTCATGCCACCGAATCCTGTGTCTCCTGTCATCGTCTGCACGATGATCCGGATCTCGAACTCGGCGGGCTGATCGGCATCGTCAATATTCGCTTCCCCTCCCAGAAGGTGGAACAGGCCCAGAACTGGAACCGGGCGATCAACGTCGCTTCAGCTTTGATCACCGCCGTCCTGGCGATGCTCGCCGCTTACGCCATCGTGCGGTATGTGATCGTCAAGCCGGTCCTGCACCTCAAGGACGTCAGCGATGAAATCGCACACGGCAATCTCGATCTGCGGGCCGACATTCGTACCGGGGATGAATTCGAAGAGCTGAGCTACGCGTTCAACCGCATGTTGCGTCACCTCGTTACGGTGCAGGAAGAACTCCGGACCGTCAACACGGACCTCGATACCAAAGTCGATGAACTCGCCCAGGTGAACCTCCGGCTTTACGAGATGAATAAACTCAAAGACGAGTTCCTGGCCACGATGAGCCACGAACTCCGCACACCGCTGAACAGTATCCTGGGCTTCAGCGATCTGCTGGCGAACTCCAAGGACCTCGGAGAAAAACAGAAACGCTACGTCGCCAACATTCAGATGTCGGGCAAAAACCTGCTCGCCCAGATCAACGATGTGCTGGACCTGGCAAAAATCGAGAGCGGCAAAATGGAACTGCAGCTTTCGGAGATTTCCATCGCGGATCTTATCGAACGTCGCGTGGGAACCATGCTGCCGCTGGCGGACAAAAAGAATATCGAACTCACTTCGGAAATCGATCCAAAGATTCCGATCCTCTTCCAGGACTCGGTCAAGATTCAGCAGATCCTGAACAACCTGCTTTCCAACGCGATCAAGTTCACGCCGGAAGGGGGACGTGTGCATGTCTCGGCGACCCTCTGTGAAGAGGACCCGGAACTGTTCGATCTGCTCGTCCGTGATAACGGCATCGGGATTCCCCTGGATGAGCAGGAATTCATCTTCGAGAAATTCCGCCAGGGGAAATCGAACTCGGAAACCCGGGATACCATGAGCCGCTCTTACGAAGGCACCGGCCTGGGACTTTCCATCATTCGCGAACTCTCCAAGCTGCTGGACGGGGAAGTCTTTCTCGAGAGTGAATTCGGTCGCGGCAGTCAGTTTACCGTGCGACTCCCCGTTCGCATGGAGGTTAATGCAGACAACCTGCTCTCTGATATCAACGACACCTCTGTCGGCATGAATCGCCTCAAATCGTCGGACCTGGCTAAATACGCGGAAAAACTGGCCGAGAACAAGCATTCTGAGTCACGCACTCCTTGA
- the mutM gene encoding bifunctional DNA-formamidopyrimidine glycosylase/DNA-(apurinic or apyrimidinic site) lyase, producing MPELPEVETMVRGIRDAVVGARIREFVKCRCTCKPISMKPGLKSIQGRVLNQSVVSVRRLAKRVILDLENEDSFVIEPRMTGLMLLSDPPDREHLRLEWRLQNGRKQTSLWFWDRRGLGTVQLLRKAELETVLGPAKLGPDALALTLKELEQRCGRTSRAIKVALLDQKMVAGIGNLYASEILHLSRIHPQRPANELNADEVKALHQATRKILKAAIRYEGSTLGDGTYRNALNKSGGYQNHHRVYSRAGEHCPTCRGAEIIRIVQAQRSTFYCPCCQVGHSL from the coding sequence GTGCCAGAGCTGCCGGAAGTGGAAACCATGGTGCGGGGCATCCGCGATGCCGTCGTAGGCGCCCGGATCCGTGAATTCGTCAAATGCCGCTGTACCTGCAAGCCCATTTCGATGAAACCAGGCCTGAAGTCGATCCAGGGCAGAGTCTTAAATCAGTCGGTGGTTTCCGTACGCAGACTGGCCAAACGCGTGATCCTGGATCTGGAGAACGAGGACTCGTTCGTCATTGAACCCCGCATGACTGGACTGATGTTACTCTCCGATCCGCCGGATCGCGAACACCTCCGTCTGGAATGGCGTCTGCAGAACGGACGCAAGCAGACATCACTCTGGTTCTGGGACCGTCGTGGACTGGGAACGGTTCAATTATTACGCAAAGCCGAACTGGAGACCGTGCTCGGCCCCGCGAAGCTCGGCCCGGATGCCCTGGCCCTGACACTCAAGGAACTTGAGCAGCGGTGTGGCCGCACCAGCCGGGCGATCAAAGTCGCCTTACTGGACCAGAAAATGGTTGCCGGTATCGGGAATCTCTATGCCAGTGAGATTCTGCATCTGAGCCGGATTCATCCCCAGCGCCCCGCCAACGAACTGAATGCAGACGAAGTCAAAGCCCTGCACCAGGCGACGCGCAAGATACTAAAGGCAGCAATCCGCTACGAAGGCTCAACACTCGGCGATGGCACTTATCGGAATGCGTTGAACAAATCGGGCGGCTACCAGAATCATCACCGCGTCTACAGCCGGGCGGGAGAACACTGTCCCACCTGCCGGGGGGCGGAGATCATTCGCATCGTGCAGGCGCAACGTTCCACTTTCTACTGTCCCTGTTGCCAGGTCGGTCACAGCCTCTGA
- the glgC gene encoding glucose-1-phosphate adenylyltransferase, which translates to MRNVLALILAGGKGSRLEPLTRDRAKPAVPFGGGYRIIDFTLSNCINSGLRRVLILTQYKAASLDRHINLGWRFLCRELNEFIDVLPPQQRIDEQWYQGTADAVYQNIYTIERARSDYILILSGDHIYKMDYSKLINDHRESGAEVTIGCIPVDRTEATQFGVMGVDDDMRVVKFEEKPASPAPMPTHPDKSLASMGIYVFNTNFLFERLCYDATQLDSAHDFGKNIIPSIIDDHLIRAYPFQDKNTGDGYYWRDVGTIDAYYEANMDLISVHPQLNLYDNTWPIRSYQAPDPPPKFVFAQSEGSKPRVGQAVDSMVCPGSIISGGRVSQSIISSNVRVNSWAEVDNSILFSGVNVGRHAKIRNAIIDKGVSIPKGCEIGYDLEQDKKRGFTVSESGIVVIGKMDGFPEEG; encoded by the coding sequence ATGCGGAATGTCCTGGCATTGATACTGGCAGGAGGCAAGGGATCGCGCCTTGAGCCTCTCACCCGGGATCGGGCAAAACCTGCGGTACCGTTTGGAGGCGGTTACCGGATTATCGATTTTACCCTTTCCAACTGTATCAACAGTGGACTGCGGCGGGTTCTGATTCTGACCCAGTACAAGGCTGCCAGTCTCGACCGTCATATCAACCTGGGCTGGCGGTTCCTCTGCCGGGAGTTGAATGAGTTCATCGATGTCCTGCCTCCCCAGCAGCGAATTGACGAACAGTGGTACCAGGGAACCGCTGACGCCGTCTATCAGAATATCTATACCATCGAACGCGCCCGTTCCGATTACATTCTGATTCTCTCCGGCGATCACATTTATAAGATGGATTACTCAAAACTGATCAACGACCACCGCGAATCAGGGGCCGAAGTCACCATCGGGTGTATTCCCGTGGACCGCACCGAAGCGACCCAGTTCGGCGTCATGGGAGTCGATGATGACATGCGGGTCGTCAAGTTCGAAGAAAAACCCGCTTCCCCCGCCCCGATGCCGACGCACCCGGATAAGAGTCTGGCTTCGATGGGGATTTATGTCTTCAACACCAATTTCCTCTTTGAACGCCTCTGCTACGATGCCACCCAGCTCGACAGCGCGCACGATTTTGGTAAGAACATCATTCCCTCGATCATTGATGACCACCTGATCCGTGCCTATCCCTTTCAGGATAAAAACACCGGCGACGGCTATTACTGGCGGGACGTGGGAACCATCGACGCTTACTACGAAGCCAATATGGACCTGATCTCCGTGCATCCGCAGCTGAACCTCTACGATAATACCTGGCCGATTCGCTCGTACCAGGCACCCGATCCACCACCGAAGTTCGTCTTCGCCCAGAGCGAAGGTTCCAAGCCCCGCGTCGGGCAGGCGGTCGACAGTATGGTCTGTCCGGGGTCGATCATTTCCGGTGGCCGCGTGAGCCAGTCCATCATTTCCTCGAATGTCCGCGTCAACAGCTGGGCCGAGGTCGATAATTCGATTCTGTTCTCCGGCGTGAACGTCGGGCGACATGCCAAGATCCGGAATGCGATCATCGATAAAGGGGTTTCGATCCCCAAAGGCTGCGAGATCGGCTATGACCTGGAGCAGGATAAAAAACGGGGCTTTACCGTTTCTGAATCCGGGATCGTCGTGATCGGCAAGATGGATGGTTTCCCCGAAGAGGGTTGA
- a CDS encoding DUF1598 domain-containing protein has translation MRPKNPRVGSSVVSVLATIACLSIVLAVTFYLVNRQPQVTVEKVEEQIQAPAETPLVMEEQQEEVVVVPEQTPEPVQETPRVTPEEMVAAQLAAGEFGQAIETAETVADLNERTMLLKMVVKAQMDSGDFVAALGTINRIPLAEARSQAMSERAQAMSLAGGSQLADFTELIQLIQTQTSGLWSDTGEGDGEISQFSSGVKVDPNGLLHQISQQERNGQLAALGIKARQANLNQNVAQNSQLRLVSLTRLEQQVQQLIEEGRSPVETMKMLAGLTKVQYIFVYPEENEVVIAGPAEAWIYNEQGQAVGVESGRPVLQLDDLVTVLRTFSDQGEKIFGCSFDPRPEGLARVKEFVAQSNARGPLHAGGGVRNWTRQLKDKLGVQDITQYGVPDTSRVARVLIEADYRMKMIGIGKLDAGANIPSYFDLLAKENSQSAQKLEALRWWLTMKYDSVLHNPQRTAFELVGSSVLCQSENQIVTKEGQRLQTGQAEKLNREFAANFTKHYQELAQKDLVYADLQNIFDLALVAALMQNEQLANRAGWEMNAFAANGMYRPAEYKPAHTVETVVNHRVYNGKDVVVQVAGGVRVDTASVVKNQNNLKVSPEVGAVSTKSQAPALPVGRWWWDLAN, from the coding sequence ATGCGCCCTAAAAACCCTCGAGTCGGCTCCAGTGTTGTTTCAGTCCTGGCAACCATCGCCTGTTTATCAATCGTACTGGCAGTCACGTTTTATCTGGTGAACCGCCAGCCTCAAGTGACCGTGGAAAAAGTGGAGGAGCAAATTCAGGCTCCTGCAGAAACCCCACTGGTCATGGAAGAACAACAGGAAGAAGTTGTGGTTGTGCCGGAACAAACTCCTGAACCGGTTCAGGAAACTCCGCGAGTCACTCCTGAAGAAATGGTCGCCGCTCAACTGGCTGCCGGCGAATTTGGTCAGGCGATTGAAACCGCAGAGACCGTCGCTGACCTGAATGAACGCACCATGCTGCTGAAGATGGTTGTCAAAGCCCAGATGGATTCCGGCGACTTTGTTGCCGCCCTGGGAACGATCAACCGGATCCCACTGGCAGAAGCCCGCTCACAAGCAATGAGCGAACGAGCCCAGGCCATGTCATTGGCCGGGGGTTCTCAGCTGGCCGACTTCACCGAACTGATTCAGTTGATTCAGACACAGACCTCTGGCCTCTGGTCAGACACCGGGGAAGGTGACGGGGAAATCAGTCAGTTTTCCAGCGGGGTTAAGGTCGATCCCAACGGACTGCTGCATCAGATCAGTCAGCAGGAACGCAACGGACAGCTGGCAGCTCTGGGCATTAAAGCCCGTCAGGCTAACCTGAATCAGAATGTCGCTCAGAACAGCCAGCTGCGTCTGGTTTCGCTGACACGTCTGGAACAGCAGGTACAGCAGTTAATCGAAGAAGGTCGTTCACCGGTCGAAACCATGAAAATGCTCGCTGGTCTGACCAAAGTTCAATACATCTTTGTTTACCCGGAAGAGAACGAAGTCGTGATCGCCGGTCCGGCTGAAGCCTGGATCTACAACGAGCAGGGCCAGGCAGTGGGTGTCGAAAGTGGACGCCCCGTGCTGCAGCTGGATGACCTCGTTACCGTATTGCGGACCTTCTCTGACCAGGGTGAAAAAATCTTCGGCTGTTCTTTCGATCCCCGTCCTGAAGGACTGGCCCGTGTGAAAGAATTCGTCGCTCAGTCTAACGCCCGCGGCCCTCTGCACGCTGGTGGTGGTGTTCGTAACTGGACCCGTCAGCTGAAAGACAAACTGGGCGTCCAGGACATCACCCAGTACGGTGTGCCTGACACTTCCCGTGTGGCCCGTGTTCTGATCGAAGCTGACTACCGGATGAAAATGATCGGGATCGGCAAACTGGACGCTGGTGCGAATATCCCCAGCTACTTCGATCTGCTGGCCAAAGAAAACTCACAGTCGGCTCAGAAACTGGAAGCACTTCGCTGGTGGCTGACCATGAAGTACGATTCCGTACTGCACAACCCACAGCGGACCGCCTTCGAGCTGGTTGGCTCTTCGGTTCTCTGTCAGTCTGAAAACCAGATTGTGACTAAAGAAGGTCAGCGTCTGCAGACCGGTCAGGCCGAAAAGCTGAACCGCGAATTCGCGGCGAACTTCACAAAACATTATCAGGAACTGGCCCAGAAAGATCTGGTTTACGCCGACCTGCAGAACATTTTCGATCTGGCCCTGGTCGCTGCCCTGATGCAGAACGAGCAGCTGGCCAACCGTGCTGGCTGGGAAATGAATGCCTTCGCTGCGAACGGCATGTATCGTCCCGCTGAGTACAAACCTGCTCACACGGTCGAAACGGTCGTCAATCACCGGGTCTACAACGGCAAAGACGTTGTGGTTCAGGTAGCCGGCGGTGTTCGCGTCGATACGGCATCGGTCGTTAAGAACCAGAACAACCTGAAGGTCTCTCCCGAAGTGGGAGCCGTCTCCACCAAATCACAGGCCCCGGCTCTGCCCGTCGGTCGCTGGTGGTGGGATCTGGCTAACTGA
- a CDS encoding alpha/beta hydrolase family protein: MKSRAYTSAFALFCFVINSVLPAFGEEKAEEKQGPLELPRVEASYHPPYYSTTYEQPENPAEGQLQIGVTYTLWIPEGLKQVRGIIVHQHGCGEGSCKGSVTAAHDLHWQELARRNGCALLGPSFHQVQAQNCRLWCDPRNGSSQVFTDSLKKLAELSGHPEVATAPWCLWGHSGGGFWSSLMQMQYPERIVAIWFQSGTAFGYWTKGEIEAPTIPEAAMQIPMMANPGFKEKGHERFRRAWDGSLAMFKAYRAKGAPIGFAPDPQTGHETGDSRYLAIPFFDACLKLRLPDQVGSPLKKVNVEQGWLAPLNSEETPVPFDQYTVDKATAVWLPNQTVALAWLDFVKTGAVGDQTPPPAPTNVKVDSKTGTITWNAGTDFESGLQKFLVQRDGKTIGQVPEKPTNRFGRPLFQNMSYGDTPVLPLLKFQFVDKAAEPGKAHQYEVISVNTAGLKSR; the protein is encoded by the coding sequence ATGAAATCACGCGCTTACACTTCGGCATTTGCCCTGTTCTGTTTTGTCATCAACTCTGTTCTCCCTGCGTTTGGAGAAGAAAAAGCTGAAGAGAAACAGGGACCACTGGAATTACCGCGGGTTGAGGCGTCTTACCATCCGCCCTATTATTCGACCACTTACGAACAACCAGAAAATCCCGCAGAAGGACAGCTGCAGATCGGCGTGACGTATACGCTCTGGATTCCCGAGGGACTCAAGCAGGTCCGCGGGATCATCGTACATCAGCATGGTTGCGGTGAAGGGTCCTGCAAGGGGAGTGTCACCGCGGCTCATGACCTGCACTGGCAGGAACTGGCCCGTCGCAACGGGTGTGCCCTGTTGGGACCGAGCTTCCACCAGGTACAAGCACAGAACTGCCGCCTGTGGTGTGATCCGCGGAACGGGTCCAGCCAGGTCTTCACCGACTCACTGAAGAAGCTGGCGGAGCTCTCCGGTCATCCCGAAGTTGCGACGGCTCCCTGGTGTCTCTGGGGGCATTCGGGGGGCGGATTCTGGTCGAGCCTGATGCAGATGCAGTACCCCGAACGAATTGTCGCGATCTGGTTCCAGTCTGGTACTGCCTTTGGTTACTGGACGAAAGGTGAGATTGAGGCTCCGACGATTCCCGAGGCAGCGATGCAGATTCCAATGATGGCCAATCCGGGTTTCAAAGAGAAAGGACACGAACGATTCCGTCGCGCCTGGGATGGTAGTCTGGCGATGTTCAAAGCCTATCGTGCTAAAGGGGCTCCGATCGGTTTTGCCCCGGATCCCCAGACGGGACACGAAACCGGGGATTCACGCTACCTGGCAATCCCCTTCTTCGACGCCTGTCTTAAGCTGCGGCTTCCGGATCAGGTGGGATCGCCGTTGAAAAAAGTGAATGTAGAACAGGGCTGGCTGGCACCATTGAACAGCGAAGAGACGCCGGTTCCCTTTGATCAATATACCGTTGATAAAGCAACTGCGGTCTGGTTGCCCAATCAAACCGTCGCGCTGGCCTGGCTCGACTTTGTGAAAACCGGTGCTGTTGGAGATCAGACACCCCCGCCGGCACCGACCAACGTCAAAGTCGACTCGAAGACCGGTACTATCACCTGGAACGCGGGTACGGATTTTGAAAGCGGTCTGCAAAAATTCCTGGTTCAACGCGATGGAAAGACCATCGGTCAGGTTCCTGAAAAACCGACGAATCGCTTCGGACGCCCGCTGTTTCAGAACATGAGCTACGGTGATACTCCCGTGCTGCCGCTGCTGAAGTTTCAGTTCGTGGATAAAGCCGCTGAGCCAGGGAAGGCGCATCAGTATGAAGTGATTTCCGTCAACACGGCTGGGCTGAAATCCAGGTAG